The proteins below are encoded in one region of Pseudoalteromonas ulvae UL12:
- the rseP gene encoding sigma E protease regulator RseP — protein MFEFIWNLASFILALGILVTVHEYGHFWVARKNGVFVERFSIGFGKVLFRRYDKLGTEYVIAAIPLGGYVKMLDERVDTVPEDKKHLSFNGKSIYAKIAIVAAGPMANFLFAIAALAIMYMVGVKSIVPVIGDVQNNSRAQVAGLQADQTITKIGDETIHDWREATFALMQNMGEAQVPVEVNGINGTQTKSLNLTGWTLEADAISPLHSVGIVPFRPQVQLTLAQVTDNSAAEQAGLLVGDTIHLVDGVKIETWEQLVAIIQNSADKSLLFTIMRNQQAMNLPVVPHNKPTKDGFSQGYLGVLPVVEAWPEGYISSRQFGPIDAIGQGFAKTWQMIALSFEMIGNLLTGQVSVQNLSGPIGIAVGAGSSVSYGLVAFLSFLALISVNLGVFNLLPLPILDGGHLMYYLIELITKKPVSEKTQELGFRIGALILLLLTGLALFNDFMRL, from the coding sequence ATGTTCGAATTTATTTGGAACCTCGCCTCGTTTATCTTGGCATTGGGTATTTTGGTGACCGTCCATGAGTATGGGCACTTTTGGGTGGCAAGAAAAAATGGTGTATTTGTTGAGCGCTTTTCAATTGGCTTTGGCAAAGTGTTATTTCGCCGTTATGACAAATTAGGCACTGAATATGTGATTGCTGCGATCCCTTTAGGCGGTTATGTCAAAATGCTTGATGAGCGGGTTGATACCGTGCCTGAAGATAAAAAGCATTTATCATTCAATGGCAAGTCGATTTACGCCAAAATAGCAATCGTTGCCGCGGGTCCAATGGCTAACTTTTTGTTTGCCATTGCTGCGTTAGCCATCATGTATATGGTGGGTGTAAAAAGCATTGTTCCTGTGATTGGTGATGTTCAAAACAATAGTCGTGCGCAAGTAGCTGGCTTACAAGCCGATCAAACCATCACCAAAATTGGCGATGAAACAATTCACGATTGGCGCGAAGCTACTTTTGCTTTGATGCAAAACATGGGCGAAGCGCAAGTACCTGTCGAAGTTAACGGTATCAATGGTACGCAAACTAAATCGTTAAATTTAACTGGGTGGACGCTGGAAGCCGATGCTATTTCGCCTTTGCACTCAGTGGGGATTGTGCCATTTCGACCCCAAGTTCAACTGACTTTAGCGCAAGTCACTGATAATTCTGCTGCCGAGCAAGCGGGTCTCTTGGTGGGAGATACCATTCATTTAGTTGATGGTGTAAAAATCGAAACTTGGGAGCAGTTAGTGGCGATAATTCAAAACTCTGCTGATAAAAGTTTGTTATTTACCATTATGCGTAATCAGCAAGCGATGAATTTACCTGTGGTGCCTCATAATAAACCAACCAAAGATGGTTTCTCGCAAGGGTATTTAGGTGTTTTACCTGTGGTAGAAGCGTGGCCAGAAGGGTATATTAGCAGCAGACAATTTGGGCCTATCGATGCAATTGGTCAAGGTTTCGCCAAAACATGGCAAATGATTGCTTTAAGCTTCGAAATGATCGGTAACTTGCTGACAGGTCAGGTTTCTGTTCAAAATTTAAGTGGCCCAATCGGAATTGCAGTGGGGGCTGGTAGTAGCGTTAGTTATGGTTTAGTTGCTTTTTTAAGCTTTTTAGCCTTGATAAGCGTCAATTTAGGTGTTTTTAATCTTTTACCCTTGCCTATTTTAGATGGCGGGCATTTAATGTATTACCTAATTGAACTTATCACAAAAAAACCAGTCTCTGAAAAGACACAAGAATTAGGTTTTAGGATCGGTGCGTTGATCCTATTATTGTTGACCGGCCTTGCGCTGTTCAATGATTTTATGCGGTTGTAA
- the ispC gene encoding 1-deoxy-D-xylulose-5-phosphate reductoisomerase, with protein sequence MIHSGQQQRICILGSTGSIGVSTLDVISRNPDVSVYALTAHHNHQLMLTQCLAFSPRYAVMADEATAAELTRNLKLHGGTTEVLFGPQALCDVASSTDVTVVMAAIVGAAGLAPTLAAVEASKKILLANKEALVMSGQLFIEKVKQHKAVLLPIDSEHNAIFQALPFNEQTPCYEQALSQLGVSKILLTGSGGPFLERALSTLPDVTVQEAVAHPNWSMGQKISVDSATMMNKGLEFIEAKWMFNCQASDIEVIIHPQSIIHSMVQYRDGSVIAQMGNPDMRTPIAHALAFPKRIDAGVEPLDFSSLAQFSFCKPDYARYPNLQLAISACDIGQAATTIVNAANEIAVAAFLTGTIRFTDIYRINYETLNQIKLDEPTSLEQIIAIDAEARRVAEQRIKQGAN encoded by the coding sequence ATGATCCACTCTGGTCAACAGCAGCGAATTTGTATTTTAGGCTCAACAGGGTCGATTGGTGTAAGCACGCTTGATGTGATCAGTCGTAACCCAGATGTGAGCGTTTATGCTTTAACGGCTCATCATAATCATCAGTTAATGCTGACGCAGTGTTTAGCATTCTCACCTCGTTATGCCGTTATGGCTGATGAAGCAACGGCTGCAGAGTTAACTCGTAACTTGAAACTTCACGGCGGTACGACTGAAGTGTTATTTGGTCCACAGGCGCTTTGTGATGTGGCCAGTAGCACGGATGTGACAGTCGTTATGGCAGCCATTGTTGGGGCGGCAGGTTTAGCACCAACACTAGCTGCGGTAGAGGCGAGTAAAAAAATATTGTTAGCCAATAAAGAAGCCTTAGTGATGTCTGGGCAACTTTTTATTGAGAAGGTGAAACAGCATAAAGCTGTCTTGCTGCCGATAGACTCTGAGCATAATGCGATATTTCAAGCGCTCCCGTTTAATGAGCAGACTCCTTGTTATGAGCAGGCATTATCCCAGCTTGGGGTGAGTAAAATATTGCTAACAGGCTCTGGCGGGCCATTTTTAGAGCGCGCTTTATCGACCTTGCCTGATGTGACGGTTCAAGAAGCGGTGGCCCATCCTAATTGGTCGATGGGGCAAAAAATCTCGGTGGATTCAGCCACCATGATGAACAAAGGGTTAGAGTTTATTGAAGCAAAATGGATGTTTAATTGCCAAGCTTCAGATATTGAGGTGATTATTCATCCTCAGAGTATTATCCACTCCATGGTGCAATATCGAGATGGCTCGGTGATAGCGCAAATGGGCAATCCTGATATGCGCACGCCCATCGCTCATGCGCTCGCTTTTCCAAAACGAATTGATGCTGGGGTGGAGCCTTTAGACTTTAGCAGTCTGGCTCAGTTTAGCTTTTGTAAGCCTGATTATGCACGTTACCCTAATTTACAATTAGCAATCTCAGCATGCGATATCGGTCAAGCTGCAACCACAATCGTCAATGCTGCAAACGAAATTGCGGTGGCAGCTTTTTTAACGGGTACCATACGATTTACTGACATCTATCGGATTAACTACGAAACACTCAATCAGATAAAATTGGATGAGCCTACATCGCTTGAACAAATCATCGCGATTGATGCCGAGGCAAGACGAGTGGCTGAGCAACGAATTAAACAAGGTGCGAATTAA
- a CDS encoding phosphatidate cytidylyltransferase: MLKQRILTSLVLAPAALALVFYTPLMLFSYFAAGIVLLGAWEWSAFMGLSNVKSRLGYVGMMAAMLAVLNVFWPINQLWQHGQLASDVNYVFTLSVAWWLVATCLVWSYPKAAKGWNKGIAMRAIAGVLTLVPLWLALNTLRSAQYDESTLFGSMLIMAVLGIVWSADIGAFFAGKNLGRHKLMPNVSPNKTIEGLLGGLIASTVFTIAFCHYANVPHDKWFVYAFLTIFIALFSAIGDLLESMFKREAGLKDSGSCLPGHGGILDRIDSLTAAAPIFVACYAWALTI; encoded by the coding sequence TTGTTAAAACAACGTATTCTCACCTCTTTGGTGTTAGCTCCAGCGGCTCTAGCGCTGGTTTTTTATACACCCTTAATGTTATTTAGTTACTTCGCAGCCGGGATTGTGTTGCTAGGCGCTTGGGAGTGGTCTGCATTCATGGGCTTGAGCAATGTTAAATCTCGTTTAGGGTACGTCGGTATGATGGCTGCAATGTTGGCGGTACTCAATGTTTTTTGGCCCATCAACCAACTTTGGCAGCATGGGCAATTAGCCAGTGATGTCAATTATGTCTTTACCTTGTCTGTGGCTTGGTGGCTTGTCGCAACATGTTTAGTATGGTCTTACCCTAAGGCAGCAAAAGGATGGAATAAAGGCATTGCCATGCGTGCAATTGCGGGGGTGCTGACTTTAGTGCCGCTTTGGTTGGCGTTAAACACATTGCGCAGTGCTCAGTATGATGAGTCAACATTATTTGGTTCTATGTTGATCATGGCTGTACTTGGAATTGTCTGGAGTGCTGATATTGGAGCGTTCTTCGCAGGAAAAAATTTAGGTAGACACAAATTAATGCCCAATGTGAGTCCAAACAAAACCATTGAAGGACTGTTAGGTGGCTTGATTGCCAGTACTGTGTTCACCATCGCATTTTGTCACTATGCAAATGTGCCTCATGACAAATGGTTTGTTTATGCATTTTTAACTATTTTCATTGCCTTATTTTCGGCTATTGGTGACTTACTTGAAAGCATGTTCAAACGTGAAGCCGGTCTCAAAGACAGTGGCTCTTGCTTACCAGGTCATGGTGGGATATTAGATCGTATTGATAGTTTAACTGCAGCGGCACCAATTTTTGTGGCCTGTTATGCGTGGGCTTTAACAATATGA